The Paenibacillus uliginis N3/975 genome has a window encoding:
- a CDS encoding vWA domain-containing protein codes for MQRKVNWLMVLFSLIGGAIGWGIGEWLLNSLRGEWPDIVVSGLYFGVISLCVGLACLIAEMISPRLNGPSWRQRYTGTSWLVLVPATLVMLFIAGLALEAAYQFEPGNVKSVNNIVLAIDNSGSMEQTDPNQDRYKAAKRMIEEMDSDKQVAVFVFNDSVDLLQPFVQLEDQDVKNQLFAKIDAIQPTQGGTDIGLSLSEAMKHIKDHQDTERGTMVVLLSDGFSEIDTNAMLADYKAQHIGVHTIGLSQVDAQGSGLLRQIAEETGGQYYDVSDANELSFVFEQIYSSIGERTLVTERSGPLKNSTYYMVLHIIALALIGTMLGLALGLVFDNRYLAKSFAIGGATAGLLAGFLLEAGLSGRPFTDGLVRLGADLVLAGVITLFSFVVPIRENQRQRGGRRHRGAAESEVSSLSGRQSDRSSRGF; via the coding sequence ATGCAGCGAAAAGTGAATTGGCTCATGGTGCTGTTCAGCTTGATTGGTGGCGCCATCGGCTGGGGGATCGGAGAATGGCTGCTAAATAGCCTGCGCGGCGAGTGGCCGGATATTGTAGTGAGCGGACTTTACTTCGGTGTGATCTCGCTTTGTGTTGGTCTGGCCTGCCTGATCGCTGAGATGATCTCGCCTCGGTTGAATGGCCCTTCGTGGCGTCAGCGATATACAGGAACCTCGTGGCTGGTGCTTGTTCCCGCGACGCTGGTGATGCTGTTCATTGCGGGCTTGGCGTTGGAAGCGGCATATCAGTTCGAGCCGGGCAATGTAAAAAGCGTGAACAATATCGTGCTCGCCATCGACAACTCGGGCAGTATGGAGCAGACGGATCCGAATCAGGACCGGTATAAAGCAGCCAAGCGCATGATCGAAGAGATGGATAGTGACAAGCAAGTAGCTGTGTTTGTATTTAACGACAGTGTGGACCTGCTCCAGCCTTTTGTGCAATTGGAAGATCAGGATGTCAAGAACCAGCTGTTCGCCAAGATCGATGCGATCCAGCCGACGCAGGGCGGTACGGATATCGGCTTGTCTCTATCCGAGGCGATGAAACACATCAAGGATCATCAGGATACGGAGCGCGGCACGATGGTCGTGCTTCTGTCGGACGGCTTCAGTGAAATAGACACAAACGCCATGCTCGCCGATTATAAGGCGCAGCATATTGGCGTTCATACGATTGGCCTCAGCCAGGTCGATGCCCAAGGCTCGGGCCTGCTGCGCCAGATTGCAGAGGAGACCGGAGGCCAATATTACGATGTATCCGATGCAAATGAGCTGTCGTTCGTCTTCGAACAGATCTACAGCAGTATTGGTGAAAGGACGCTGGTTACGGAGCGCTCCGGCCCGCTTAAGAACAGTACTTATTATATGGTTCTGCATATCATTGCCTTGGCACTTATTGGAACGATGCTTGGCCTGGCGCTGGGGCTCGTATTCGACAACCGTTATCTCGCCAAGAGCTTTGCGATTGGCGGCGCGACAGCGGGGCTCTTGGCTGGCTTCCTGCTGGAGGCGGGCCTATCCGGACGTCCGTTCACGGACGGACTCGTTCGCTTGGGTGCCGATCTCGTGCTTGCGGGTGTCATTACGCTGTTCTCATTCGTCGTGCCTATCCGGGAGAACCAACGGCAGCGGGGTGGACGACGGCACAGAGGCGCGGCCGAGAGCGAAGTCAGCAGCCTGTCCGGCCGGCAGTCTGATCGAAGCAGCCGCGGATTCTAG
- a CDS encoding tubulin-like doman-containing protein, translating to MKTQTILEKYATAYSRDEGRLSGKDDSQSSIHYPTVFLFIGDKAGDAIEPMIRINERKWDNSAGVMYIHALSRNAAASAMASGDGGDGNSNSGRQDAFAWQKSDSGRKIARLVLPVDGHVPDNSKTMRRDVYRQFYEHNRGLFELNRILRQVSSDIAEYGRLYASFDRIHLAVVTRVDDPLNVLVPEITLLADAIFQQSFKSVQMDLYVLINEREQADAFGYASSAGVAYLREVDYMQSPDYSFSAPLHVTEDGISIEVTHPASPLFDLVYVLTDKNERGMSTFAEEDNYEIICHMNLLKNRKQTGSGHLHERDNYNNTSLRNNVMTESGRYGYVSAGLSKVARPNHSIALTVLYHFYRGLTDRMKAAPERTQAEKLAWFGLDPQAIAARVDRVVPDEELLSDMNGIMTHGISFGQLKRMTLREAEDALFGSGCHAYFRDNYEQVADKGLRHLPDDELVQMVRERLAVQADTSFCHVYDWTNEADEGGSVWPLLHGRIRDASRALEAAQAELEQKYAEAVEEQSFPRMPLMDKHNVRNFIRCFFNTVYRLKLEVLRLETGLRLYRKYEAELERLHVIYKQYVQQMESLEETLRAAALISIRRADDYIGQNIMEYYERATADIMQEIEAKRGPNAFGEERYMGSLSRLLEQGTESLVERLCEVCRTHILTGPPFRQTFEEELLQRANVTIEYSNQEVLSKDELFKKLYRTLEEHAGIHVRLLDYTHEHRYEEKYFFGDATSEFMRYALGEEETSRIYKLGCVHEQRTSGVEKLNIMGGFQIEDLLYYRNGKMYYERYVENGYQFHGISSELLPPVR from the coding sequence ATGAAGACACAGACGATATTGGAAAAATACGCAACAGCATATTCACGCGATGAAGGGAGACTCAGCGGCAAAGACGATAGTCAGAGCAGCATTCATTATCCGACGGTGTTTCTCTTCATTGGTGACAAGGCGGGCGATGCAATTGAGCCGATGATCCGGATTAATGAGCGAAAATGGGATAACAGCGCCGGCGTCATGTATATCCACGCGCTGTCTCGTAACGCTGCTGCGTCCGCTATGGCTTCCGGCGATGGTGGGGACGGCAACAGTAATTCCGGCCGTCAAGACGCTTTTGCATGGCAGAAATCCGATTCCGGCAGAAAAATTGCTCGGCTCGTTCTGCCGGTTGACGGCCATGTTCCGGATAATAGCAAAACGATGCGCCGCGATGTGTACCGGCAGTTCTATGAGCATAACCGCGGATTGTTCGAGCTCAATCGCATTTTGCGGCAGGTGAGCAGTGATATCGCGGAGTACGGCCGGCTTTACGCCTCGTTTGACCGGATTCATTTGGCGGTTGTTACGAGAGTCGACGACCCGCTCAACGTGCTGGTACCGGAGATTACACTGCTCGCGGATGCGATCTTCCAGCAATCGTTCAAGTCGGTCCAGATGGACCTGTATGTGCTTATCAACGAACGAGAACAGGCGGATGCATTCGGCTATGCCAGCTCGGCGGGGGTCGCATACCTGCGTGAGGTCGATTATATGCAGAGTCCGGACTATTCCTTCTCGGCCCCTTTGCATGTGACGGAAGACGGGATTTCGATCGAAGTGACGCATCCCGCCTCACCATTGTTTGATCTCGTTTATGTGCTGACGGACAAAAATGAGCGGGGAATGTCGACCTTTGCCGAAGAGGACAATTACGAGATTATATGCCATATGAATCTATTGAAAAATCGGAAGCAGACCGGCTCGGGCCACTTGCATGAACGGGACAACTACAACAATACGTCCTTGCGGAACAATGTAATGACCGAATCTGGCCGCTATGGGTATGTTTCTGCCGGCTTGTCCAAGGTCGCGCGTCCGAACCATTCGATTGCACTCACCGTGCTGTATCATTTCTACCGCGGGCTGACCGACCGAATGAAGGCCGCTCCCGAGCGTACGCAGGCGGAGAAGCTGGCCTGGTTTGGGCTTGATCCTCAGGCAATCGCTGCCCGGGTTGATCGGGTTGTGCCGGATGAGGAGCTGCTTAGCGATATGAACGGCATCATGACCCATGGTATCAGCTTCGGCCAATTGAAACGCATGACGTTGCGCGAAGCCGAGGATGCTTTGTTCGGTAGCGGCTGCCATGCATACTTTCGGGATAATTATGAACAGGTTGCGGATAAAGGGCTCCGGCATCTGCCGGACGACGAGCTGGTGCAGATGGTCCGGGAAAGGCTGGCCGTGCAGGCGGATACAAGCTTCTGTCATGTGTACGATTGGACGAATGAAGCGGATGAAGGAGGGAGCGTTTGGCCGCTGCTGCACGGCCGCATCCGTGATGCAAGCCGGGCGCTGGAGGCGGCGCAGGCCGAGCTGGAGCAAAAGTATGCCGAGGCGGTGGAGGAGCAATCATTCCCGCGGATGCCGCTGATGGATAAGCATAATGTGCGCAATTTCATCCGCTGCTTTTTTAACACCGTGTACCGCCTGAAGCTTGAGGTGCTGCGGCTGGAGACGGGGCTGCGGCTGTATCGGAAATATGAAGCGGAACTGGAACGGTTGCACGTTATCTATAAACAGTATGTGCAGCAGATGGAATCGCTGGAGGAGACGCTCAGAGCTGCAGCGCTCATCAGCATCCGCCGCGCCGATGACTATATCGGCCAAAATATTATGGAGTACTACGAACGGGCAACGGCGGACATTATGCAGGAGATTGAAGCGAAGCGGGGACCGAACGCCTTTGGCGAAGAGCGGTATATGGGCAGCTTGTCCCGACTGCTGGAGCAGGGAACCGAATCGTTGGTTGAGCGGCTATGTGAAGTATGCAGAACGCATATTTTGACAGGACCGCCGTTCAGGCAGACGTTTGAGGAAGAATTGCTGCAGCGGGCGAATGTTACGATTGAATACAGCAATCAAGAGGTGCTGTCGAAGGACGAGCTGTTCAAGAAGCTTTACCGGACGCTGGAGGAGCATGCGGGCATACATGTGCGGCTCCTGGATTATACGCATGAACACCGTTACGAGGAAAAATATTTTTTTGGCGATGCGACGAGCGAGTTTATGCGTTATGCGCTGGGGGAAGAGGAGACATCCCGTATCTACAAACTCGGCTGCGTGCATGAACAGCGCACCAGCGGTGTAGAGAAGCTTAACATTATGGGCGGCTTCCAGATCGAGGATTTGCTGTATTACCGGAATGGAAAAATGTACTACGAGAGATATGTAGAGAACGGATATCAATTCCACGGCATCAGTTCCGAGCTGCTGCCTCCTGTCCGGTAA
- a CDS encoding tubulin-like doman-containing protein, producing the protein MKPIVREHIQQLDVSLGGGIVSDKIRVDTIDNPILIIGLGGTGIDALLRLKYQINRRFRLPEDPISKKKRDKPDNVEFLALETNEQDRNKKYRGIGLDPLNEFVLLSNAEIGGLLQNRSILEPYITEWLSPELSITDGMNGAAGVRQAGRLLLFTKINQVVQAIDKKIKTLSVGTNKKLMVFMLSGLSGGTGSGCFLDISYIVRGIIERDYGSAGIDRVNTLGYLFTPDVNLSNKSLSEHTREYIKKNGYAALKELDYWMNVDSRGERFRQKYGNILTVNSPLPPFNLCHLISATNTEGKLLENAYDYCMNVTAENITNFMASEDKQSGEEFAIHDYISNIRTNIAQMNRVYPANYDYNIIGASSAVLPIEEMTTYLGYRLFQKMEKMFQKAPSQEEVEKFARQLGVDLDTMVKTFESRVPDPLPGYENSERLSYNNVVKLQVVNMDTELEQTFLARAREEYIKAKKQLPGEIVGNFTDQIRRMFLHPEQGPFYVSRLIYTEKGFCLLKMLLSYIETLRENLHRIPRDIEAAQEQSNERLGDAKSAFISKDKKKNMYIQSKIQEYWLHADVERMEQMIEFYEDLYQLLNQENNRIYSVFTEILNALNTIFEKNGDILINGEEQADHKGNRTYYWNIVSVPDISKVISNIMDQKEVDDLIRDFSLELLDHSNQWIKEQELDIVSSISDFLSDKFGDLITQSMEDFLVMKFGNDESIDKFVERQIASKLDDEAVPVFHLSNSSGNLHFPKWGFVSVPVKAPSILKGIRNYQNNAVGKSNFTVKESEVKNRIFWLNTHNGVPLFVYTPLKVYEESYERTILDKEGIGRHLVQTDKANWTYLPSPIPQQSWGDTYRNERVEQYNVRVRAEFELGLKYKAVVAKNMDDNTSNRYEIVFTKPFQLQDMLNGYDLQLQAAKPNLGEVKRAYLELKRLLEEGLEQVGTKDIFGSINENLAKENLIRSPELIARLREEMAKYEAIRTQAEQFEQLLSQYQDEEKWQDHFIEALYTGTICKKGALYVYDRDEEEEAWEPFANLMKSRDYVEFEVYEHFRSLDEKLRGTLLRKSARRAAEMTATEDVALLLTKLDELYAAFLEARERLEYEKIELANGEDTYQFYKQLATKLNAIRRKLK; encoded by the coding sequence ATGAAACCAATCGTTAGAGAACATATTCAGCAATTGGACGTATCGCTGGGCGGAGGGATTGTCAGCGATAAAATTCGCGTTGATACGATCGATAACCCGATCCTCATTATCGGTTTGGGAGGAACCGGAATCGATGCGCTGCTTCGTTTAAAATATCAAATTAATCGCAGATTTAGGCTCCCAGAAGATCCGATCTCGAAGAAGAAACGCGATAAGCCAGATAATGTGGAGTTCCTGGCGCTAGAGACAAATGAGCAGGATCGCAATAAGAAATATCGCGGCATTGGTCTCGATCCGCTCAATGAATTTGTATTGCTGTCGAACGCCGAAATCGGCGGACTGCTGCAGAACCGCAGTATTTTGGAACCTTATATTACCGAATGGCTGTCCCCAGAGCTGAGCATTACCGACGGGATGAACGGCGCCGCCGGGGTGCGTCAAGCTGGACGGTTGTTGCTGTTCACCAAGATCAACCAGGTTGTCCAGGCGATTGACAAGAAGATCAAGACACTGTCGGTCGGAACGAATAAGAAGTTGATGGTATTTATGCTGTCCGGCTTGTCCGGGGGAACCGGCAGCGGCTGCTTCTTGGACATTTCCTATATCGTACGGGGCATTATCGAGCGGGATTACGGCTCGGCGGGCATCGATCGCGTCAATACGCTCGGCTATCTGTTCACTCCGGACGTGAACCTGTCGAACAAGAGCCTGAGCGAGCACACACGCGAATATATCAAGAAGAACGGATACGCCGCACTTAAGGAACTGGACTATTGGATGAACGTCGACAGCCGGGGTGAGCGTTTCCGGCAGAAGTACGGCAACATTTTGACGGTCAATTCCCCGCTGCCTCCGTTTAACCTGTGCCATTTGATCTCGGCGACAAACACGGAAGGGAAGCTGCTGGAGAATGCCTACGACTACTGCATGAATGTGACGGCGGAGAACATCACGAACTTCATGGCAAGCGAGGATAAACAGTCCGGTGAGGAATTCGCGATTCACGATTATATTAGCAATATCCGCACGAATATTGCCCAGATGAATCGAGTCTATCCGGCCAATTACGATTACAATATCATCGGTGCTTCGTCGGCGGTCCTGCCGATCGAAGAGATGACGACCTATCTCGGATACCGCCTCTTCCAAAAGATGGAGAAGATGTTCCAGAAGGCGCCGAGCCAAGAGGAAGTCGAGAAGTTCGCTCGCCAGTTGGGTGTCGATCTCGACACGATGGTGAAGACGTTCGAATCGCGCGTGCCCGATCCGCTGCCGGGGTATGAGAATAGCGAACGACTGAGCTATAACAATGTAGTGAAGCTGCAGGTTGTAAATATGGATACGGAGCTGGAGCAGACATTTTTGGCGCGGGCACGCGAGGAATACATCAAGGCGAAGAAGCAGCTTCCTGGTGAGATTGTTGGCAATTTCACCGATCAGATCCGGCGGATGTTCCTCCATCCAGAGCAGGGGCCGTTCTATGTGTCCCGTCTGATCTATACGGAGAAGGGCTTCTGTCTGTTGAAAATGCTGCTTTCCTACATTGAGACGCTGCGCGAGAATCTGCATCGTATTCCGCGCGACATCGAAGCGGCGCAGGAGCAGTCAAACGAACGTCTCGGGGATGCGAAGAGCGCCTTTATTTCCAAGGATAAAAAGAAAAACATGTATATCCAATCCAAAATTCAGGAGTATTGGTTGCATGCCGACGTAGAGCGTATGGAGCAGATGATCGAGTTCTACGAGGATCTGTATCAGCTGCTGAATCAGGAGAACAACCGCATTTATAGCGTATTTACTGAAATTTTGAACGCGCTCAACACGATCTTCGAGAAGAACGGCGACATTCTGATTAACGGTGAAGAGCAGGCCGATCACAAAGGTAACCGGACCTACTACTGGAATATTGTCAGTGTTCCGGACATTTCGAAAGTGATCAGCAATATTATGGATCAGAAGGAAGTCGACGACCTGATCCGCGACTTCTCGCTGGAGCTGCTGGATCACTCGAACCAGTGGATCAAGGAGCAGGAGCTCGATATCGTCAGCTCGATTTCGGATTTCCTGTCAGACAAGTTCGGCGATCTGATTACGCAATCGATGGAAGATTTCCTCGTCATGAAGTTTGGCAACGACGAGTCGATCGACAAGTTTGTCGAGCGCCAGATCGCAAGCAAGCTGGATGACGAGGCCGTTCCGGTGTTCCATCTGAGCAACAGCTCGGGCAACTTGCATTTTCCGAAATGGGGATTTGTGTCAGTGCCCGTGAAGGCGCCAAGCATTCTGAAGGGAATACGCAATTATCAGAACAATGCAGTCGGCAAGTCGAACTTCACCGTCAAGGAGAGCGAGGTGAAGAACCGCATCTTCTGGCTGAACACGCATAACGGGGTGCCGCTCTTCGTCTATACGCCGCTCAAAGTATACGAGGAGAGCTACGAACGCACCATTCTCGACAAGGAAGGCATCGGACGCCATCTCGTGCAGACCGACAAGGCGAACTGGACGTATCTCCCTTCCCCCATCCCGCAGCAATCTTGGGGGGACACGTACCGCAACGAACGGGTAGAGCAATACAATGTTCGCGTACGCGCTGAGTTTGAGCTCGGCCTGAAGTACAAAGCCGTTGTCGCGAAAAACATGGATGACAACACAAGCAATCGCTATGAGATCGTCTTCACGAAACCGTTCCAGCTGCAGGATATGCTGAACGGCTACGATCTGCAGCTGCAGGCAGCGAAGCCGAACCTCGGAGAAGTAAAGCGCGCTTATTTAGAACTGAAGCGGCTGTTGGAGGAAGGGCTAGAGCAGGTAGGAACGAAGGATATTTTCGGCAGCATTAATGAAAATCTGGCGAAGGAAAATCTAATCCGATCGCCGGAGCTGATTGCACGCTTGCGAGAGGAAATGGCTAAATATGAGGCGATCCGCACCCAGGCTGAACAATTCGAGCAGCTGCTCAGCCAGTATCAGGACGAAGAGAAATGGCAGGATCATTTCATTGAAGCACTGTACACGGGCACGATCTGCAAAAAAGGCGCACTCTACGTCTATGATCGGGATGAGGAAGAAGAAGCGTGGGAGCCGTTTGCCAATCTGATGAAGAGCCGGGACTATGTAGAATTTGAGGTATACGAGCATTTCCGCAGTTTGGATGAGAAGCTCCGTGGTACGTTGCTGCGTAAGTCGGCCCGCCGTGCGGCGGAGATGACGGCAACGGAGGATGTTGCTCTGCTGCTGACGAAGCTGGATGAATTGTACGCGGCGTTCCTGGAAGCCCGCGAACGTCTGGAATACGAGAAGATTGAGCTGGCGAACGGCGAGGATACCTACCAGTTCTACAAGCAATTGGCGACCAAGCTGAATGCGATTCGGAGAAAGTTGAAATAG
- a CDS encoding vWA domain-containing protein: MLQRKVIAYMMLFTLVLSFMPWIGREAAAQGAQTASQIDAMLVIDVSNSMDTSDKDKIGNEAMKMFIDMLSSTGDKVGIVAYTDKIEREKALLEIRSDTDKEDLKHFIDQLNRGAYTDIAVGVKEAVKVLEQGADPAHEPMIVLLADGNNYLNKNGSRTQAESDQELSAAVAAAKQKGIPIYTIGLNADGQLNQDALANLSKQTNGKSFVTSSADDLPQILSEIFASHQKLKIVPVQSMTGNGSYQDVTVNVPNANVMEANISIMSSKPVDLKLYDPSGKEVAIPDDNVRLSRSKSYSLLKLLQPAQGDWKLQVKGAKKDKIDINLVFNYDLKLALDPIPSKTYKQGDKIKINAYLTSNGQKLQNDALYRNMNAVLHVKDLDTGNSVDLSLVNEGDRFTGEFEVKDKHEYELKVRAEEKSFYRETEPVKVSAKPAAGAGASAQPGASEGEVKKPFPMWIVYSATGGIVLALAAAFLIAAWKKANRGFVGQMVIEVRDENTGEKSHPQYKKLNAFKGKCSLHQLLQLAPEFKETEKMVFIPDKNDRILLKNGSNGTIEKSGRAIDASKGLELKSGDRITVPLTQVDKTIWIEYIV; this comes from the coding sequence ATGCTTCAGAGAAAAGTGATTGCTTATATGATGTTGTTCACTCTGGTACTCAGCTTCATGCCATGGATTGGGAGAGAAGCCGCTGCTCAGGGTGCCCAAACAGCGTCCCAAATTGATGCGATGCTCGTTATCGATGTGAGCAACTCGATGGATACGAGTGACAAGGACAAAATCGGAAATGAAGCGATGAAGATGTTCATTGATATGTTGTCTTCTACCGGAGACAAGGTTGGCATCGTCGCTTATACCGACAAAATCGAACGTGAGAAAGCGCTGCTTGAGATCCGGTCCGATACGGACAAAGAGGATCTCAAGCACTTTATCGACCAACTGAACCGCGGGGCCTATACGGACATCGCTGTCGGGGTGAAAGAAGCCGTCAAGGTGCTCGAGCAAGGAGCTGATCCTGCCCATGAGCCAATGATTGTCCTGCTTGCGGACGGTAACAATTACTTGAACAAGAATGGTAGCCGTACACAGGCAGAGTCGGATCAGGAGCTGAGCGCGGCGGTAGCCGCTGCGAAGCAAAAGGGCATTCCGATCTACACGATCGGGCTGAACGCCGACGGGCAGCTGAACCAGGATGCGTTGGCGAATTTGTCAAAGCAGACGAACGGGAAATCATTTGTAACGTCTTCCGCGGACGATCTGCCGCAAATATTGAGTGAGATTTTCGCCAGCCATCAGAAGCTGAAAATCGTTCCGGTCCAGTCGATGACAGGCAACGGAAGCTATCAGGATGTAACGGTGAATGTGCCAAACGCGAACGTGATGGAGGCCAATATTTCCATCATGTCCTCAAAACCGGTCGACCTGAAGTTATACGATCCGTCCGGCAAGGAGGTCGCCATCCCTGATGATAATGTACGGCTGTCCCGCTCCAAGAGCTATTCCCTGCTGAAGCTGCTTCAACCGGCTCAGGGCGATTGGAAGCTGCAGGTAAAAGGGGCGAAGAAAGACAAAATCGATATAAATCTCGTTTTTAACTATGATTTAAAGCTGGCCCTGGACCCGATACCGTCCAAAACTTACAAACAAGGCGACAAAATCAAAATCAACGCTTACTTGACCAGCAATGGACAGAAGCTGCAAAATGATGCGCTGTATCGCAACATGAACGCTGTACTTCATGTCAAGGACCTTGATACGGGGAATAGCGTCGACCTATCGCTCGTTAACGAGGGAGATCGGTTCACAGGGGAGTTCGAGGTAAAGGACAAGCATGAATATGAGCTCAAGGTAAGGGCAGAGGAGAAAAGCTTCTACCGGGAGACTGAGCCGGTCAAGGTGAGTGCGAAGCCAGCTGCCGGCGCAGGGGCTTCTGCCCAGCCGGGTGCTAGCGAGGGAGAAGTTAAAAAGCCGTTTCCAATGTGGATTGTTTATTCAGCCACCGGAGGGATTGTGCTCGCTCTGGCGGCCGCCTTTCTGATTGCGGCATGGAAGAAGGCGAACCGTGGCTTCGTTGGTCAAATGGTCATTGAAGTACGGGATGAGAATACAGGCGAGAAGAGCCATCCTCAATATAAGAAATTGAACGCCTTCAAAGGCAAGTGCTCGCTCCACCAGCTGCTGCAACTGGCTCCCGAGTTCAAGGAGACCGAGAAGATGGTATTCATTCCGGACAAGAACGACCGCATTCTGCTCAAGAACGGCTCAAACGGAACTATTGAAAAATCGGGTCGTGCAATCGACGCGAGCAAAGGTTTGGAATTAAAGAGCGGCGATCGGATTACGGTGCCGTTGACTCAAGTAGATAAAACGATCTGGATCGAATATATCGTATAG
- a CDS encoding zinc ribbon domain-containing protein, with translation MKKIPVFFRPYHKPKQLYDLICRCKSCGSFSALEDKVCPSCGKTALRPIEREAAVNVKRSMQTKRLFLLFITLVGVLLSDTFGQMMLCLATALILIVILWFVQRRFIASEISLKLDRLLQQEQMQLTRDIYHDWEIAFSHWDEDKQLTYELLRKLRPLIRNDTFRLQQLGLLHHFALRKDMELELEPLLLQHFDPLLVDYIGEIAKIKRELIKDDTFRYIIHYEPEILGLKNGQDILTGVTGVAVRMKRYVLTYPGLIRRYAYRLPKDRILRLHRMIQQYPNEPWDRVAEEVKRIVRDQYEWDPDFQDSAKRD, from the coding sequence ATGAAAAAAATACCTGTCTTTTTCAGACCTTACCACAAACCAAAACAACTCTATGATTTAATTTGTAGATGTAAATCATGTGGCTCCTTCTCTGCACTGGAAGATAAAGTCTGTCCTTCCTGCGGCAAGACTGCACTGCGTCCGATCGAACGTGAGGCAGCAGTCAATGTTAAACGATCGATGCAGACAAAGCGACTCTTCTTGCTGTTCATTACGTTGGTTGGGGTCCTTCTAAGCGATACGTTCGGCCAGATGATGCTTTGCCTTGCAACAGCCCTAATACTTATTGTCATTCTCTGGTTCGTCCAGAGAAGATTTATCGCTTCTGAGATCAGCCTGAAGCTAGATCGACTACTGCAGCAAGAACAGATGCAGCTTACACGGGACATATACCATGACTGGGAGATAGCTTTCTCACACTGGGATGAGGACAAGCAGCTTACTTACGAGCTACTGCGCAAGCTCCGGCCCCTTATCCGTAACGATACGTTTCGACTGCAGCAGCTTGGGCTTCTCCATCACTTCGCACTGCGTAAAGATATGGAGCTGGAGCTGGAACCGCTCCTGCTGCAGCATTTTGATCCGCTGCTGGTCGATTATATCGGGGAGATCGCCAAGATAAAGCGTGAACTGATTAAAGACGACACGTTCCGATATATCATCCATTACGAGCCAGAAATACTCGGTCTTAAGAACGGTCAGGACATCCTGACCGGTGTGACCGGAGTAGCCGTAAGAATGAAACGGTATGTGCTCACTTATCCCGGTTTGATTCGTCGTTACGCCTACCGGCTGCCGAAGGATCGCATACTGCGGCTGCACCGAATGATTCAGCAATATCCGAACGAGCCGTGGGATCGTGTAGCCGAAGAGGTGAAACGAATCGTGCGTGACCAATATGAATGGGATCCTGATTTCCAGGATTCTGCAAAGAGAGACTAA
- a CDS encoding copper amine oxidase N-terminal domain-containing protein produces MKKKMIISVLATLVTVSTVFGAAYASGVIKINVNGKQVSTDVAPRMVNNRVMVPISFISKALGANVAWNEKTQTVSIKSIGIPHENVWNDDVSNIGQFTVAGINNTVQVFMAGMDTGSEDLLKKTTTDDMDVELLKQLHFSMGPTMLASQIMDIKQIKNGQKTEYQVRVAIQTWLEETTIDYWDLTLVLAPYIKEGNTTSTGGKMEYIVKKREVVKSVPIDALRVFPGYTLDFKK; encoded by the coding sequence ATGAAGAAAAAGATGATCATTTCTGTCTTGGCTACACTGGTGACGGTATCCACTGTGTTTGGAGCTGCATATGCAAGTGGTGTAATTAAAATCAATGTCAACGGTAAGCAAGTCTCGACAGACGTTGCGCCACGAATGGTAAATAATCGAGTAATGGTACCTATTAGCTTTATTTCGAAAGCACTTGGCGCTAATGTTGCGTGGAATGAAAAAACACAGACAGTCTCAATAAAAAGTATTGGGATTCCTCATGAAAATGTTTGGAATGATGACGTAAGTAATATAGGTCAATTTACTGTTGCGGGTATTAACAACACAGTTCAAGTATTTATGGCTGGAATGGATACAGGTAGTGAAGATCTTCTTAAAAAAACTACGACAGACGACATGGACGTGGAACTATTAAAGCAACTACATTTTTCTATGGGACCAACCATGTTAGCTTCGCAAATTATGGATATAAAACAAATCAAGAATGGACAAAAAACAGAATATCAAGTTCGAGTGGCGATTCAAACATGGTTAGAAGAAACAACGATAGACTACTGGGATCTTACTTTAGTACTTGCTCCTTATATAAAAGAGGGAAATACAACGTCTACAGGAGGCAAAATGGAATATATCGTTAAGAAAAGAGAGGTAGTTAAATCAGTACCTATTGATGCACTTAGAGTATTCCCAGGATACACCCTCGACTTCAAGAAATAG
- a CDS encoding SMI1/KNR4 family protein → MVYARCHGEKSSRASRRISKWFKFNDQYIEFIKLFGGAYGGLTISAFNNGDLIGKSTVVDLTLKFRRIFEEEIFDFDGIEFEGESVEFLLKNSYVISDDGSGNPILMNEHGGIFIFLHDSGEVELLYNSLEELLIETYSKIS, encoded by the coding sequence ATGGTATACGCAAGATGTCATGGGGAAAAAAGCAGTAGGGCATCCAGGAGGATATCCAAGTGGTTTAAATTTAATGATCAATATATAGAGTTTATTAAATTATTTGGCGGGGCTTATGGAGGATTGACCATCAGTGCTTTTAACAATGGAGATTTAATTGGAAAGTCAACAGTCGTCGATCTTACTTTAAAATTTAGAAGGATATTTGAAGAAGAAATATTTGATTTTGATGGCATAGAATTTGAAGGCGAAAGTGTAGAGTTTTTACTAAAAAATTCGTACGTTATTTCAGATGATGGTTCTGGGAATCCAATCCTTATGAATGAACATGGAGGAATATTTATTTTTCTGCATGATTCTGGAGAAGTGGAGTTATTATATAATTCGTTAGAAGAATTATTAATCGAAACTTACTCAAAAATATCATAA